tcctttttattcctttactccaagtgattattaataaactttataaaatataattcttggagtattGGACAGTAATTTAAATCTCACGGTATGGAATGAAaatttaggcaaaaaaaaaaaaaacattgcaaaTGCTAAAGTAAACAGTCATTTCACTGCCAAGTTCGATGAAAAACATCCACGATGTCAAGGTTCCATTTTCTTCTACTAATAGACCCTCTAATTCACTCCAAAACCACAAGcacataaaatctatttttttcagtctcatACTAATAATGAGATGTGGCCCGTGCCATTGAGGAATCCATGTAACAGAAAAGGAAGCATCCTGGCAGGCATCAAGAGGGCGAGCAGACAGCCAGTGTTTCCTTGGGACCCACAAAGTACTGAAAGAACCAGAGGAAGGCCTCCACTCTCGGTGGATGGGTCCGTTACCAAAAACTTGTGGAAAGGAATGGACAAGAACTGAGAAAGTACAGATGGGTTAGAACCTGCCCCAGCAGAGGGATTATCCCCAGCAAGATCACGAATCCATTGGAGAGCATTTTTCAGTGGACAAAATGGACTGTGAATTAATAAAATCCAGTAAATTCATTGAGCAAAAAGGGCTTTTACTTTCTAGGGGCCAAGGATTGTGTCCGGTTAACTCACTTTTTATCTAATGCCAAATACAATGCTTTTTGGTGATGGTGAAAAGTTTGTTTACCTGAATTTCTTCCTTCATTAGGTATGAGAGAcccacctcctcctcttctccttccaaaTCTGAACCGgcttcatcttcatcttcctcctcctcttcatatCCTCCTGGTGGGCCAGCTTCatcctcttcttcatcttcatcctcTTCGTCATCATCTtaaggaaaattagaaagaatgGGTAAATAACAGAATAAATGCTACTTGCctatatcttttttcctttgcctTAAGTCATTCAAACTCTAAGCTAATTCAAGTCTAATGGAAATGGTCTATTTAAcgttttcttttcaaaatgcactacttgaaaaaaataattccaagacATCTATTCAAGTGAAAGTGTTAGTTGTGTGACACTTGAAAGCTCCTGATTTCTTTCCTATTACATTAAATGTTTCTCTGCTTTCAaggttctctgatttctttttaaaacaaaaactgtcTCAACAGTATCAACAAACAGTTACTCCAAAAGTCATCTGGTTAATATTTTATTCACCCTTTAAACTGCCTAGCTATgcgaccctaggtaagtcacttaatcccatttgcctagccttagCTCCCTGTTTTGGAGCCTAcatgtaatattgattctaagcagaaggtaagggtttaaaaaaataaaatggcaaccttttaaaaatatccattttagggggcagctgggtggctccgtggactgagagtcaggcttagagatgggaggtctgaggttcaaatctgacctcgaacacttcccagctgtgtgaccctgggcaagtcacttgacccccccattgcctacccttaacattcttctgccttggagccaatacacagtattgactccaagacggaaggtaagggttaaaaaaaaataaataaataaaaacattttccattttaaagccAGGCACTCAGctattcaaatattatttttagaagcacttctacatttaaaaaaatctttataaattcAGCATATTTTTTTACTAGAACTTGGTGCCATAGCAATAATACAATTTTCAGTATATTATTTATGAAGAAATTAGAAGGCTCTTAAGGACACTAGTAttggttttctagttttcttttcatcttacTAGTCTCTCACCTAAATTCTTTCACACCCAAGCCTCCATGCAGCTGCCATGGCTACAGTGAAGGCTATTCATGCCACTTTATGAATGCTTTTGAAAAAGATTaccctcatcatcatcatcttcctctTCAGAGTCCGGTGCTTCATTATCTTCCTGATCATATCCATCAAGATATGTGATTTGTTGTAGCAGTTCAAAAATACTTTCTCTATAATCTTGCAGGTGTGTGATCTCACAGTTAAACAAATCAAGGCTTTTCAAGCTTTTAAGATTTTGCTGAAAAGTCAAAAATCAAAATTTATgctcacattttaaaatactgtTACTGTCATCTCAAAACAATGCAGCACAAAAAGAGATAAACCTGAAACAGTAAATTAGAAAGAGCATGGGTCGCGGAGTCAGgagagatccaagttcaaattctggaaCTTGGgtgtcttgggcaagtcatttaacccctctagGCCTCCGATTtgcacatttgtaaaataaggatagtaaTATTTTCACTACCTATCCCATGAGCTACTGTGAAGAAAGCATCGTAAATTGTGAAGTGCTATCCAGAGAGGATGTAGTTTATCTTTACTTATGTCATCTATATGTCCTATATCATTTATATGTAAAACAACAAGGTTACACACATGTATTCCGAATGGGAGACCCACAGATACAATTCCTGccatatatatatctttaaggtttgcaaagctctttgcaTGTTTTCTTGTTTGATGCTTGAGCAATaagcctgggaggtagatgctattattatcctcattttacagttaaggaaacttaAGTCTGAGAGATGGGTTATGTGTTTTGCCCAAGATCAGACAGTGAGCAAATGTCTGTGATAGGACTCAGGCCTTCCTGGGGGAGTCCAGGGCTCTCTTCACCCTCCACCTGGCAGCCTCAGCAGGAGAGCCTGGAACATAGGACATGTTTAATAGATGCACATTGCTTATCTCTAATGTGCATGCGCCTatataaaaatctgtctctttatctattttttagaTAGGTAGACAGCTTAGTTGGCAAAGTGGATAGATTATAGAGGTTGATGCTCAAAAGACCAAAcaacatctgtaaaatgctttgcaaacattaaagcatgATCTAAAGAACTATATGCTTGCAGAAGAGTACCTGATTTCTACAAATGCTTTAAAGTCCTGAATTTTATCTTATAAACAGCTCAACGGGGGCAGCCAAGTGACTGGGTGAAATTAGGAGGCTCTAAGTTCCAATATAGGCTCAGATATGTTCTAGCTGGGGGGCCCTAAGTAAgttacttaattccatttgcctagcccttctatCTTAAGAGGtgttactaagaaagtaaaggttttaaaataaacagTTCTGAAAACACCTAATTTTTGAATGAgttaaaataatgatattttcctgattattattattaaagttggTCAAGGCCAACTTTTATCATGATTAGTGAAATCTagctacaattttttttaaacagaccACTTGTGagcaatataaaaaatttttcccatctcccctcctcctctgATACAAAATTAGCAAACCATGAAATAATGGCCCAAaggatgggaagagaaagaaaatccaaATTAGACCTTCAGACTCTTAAAGAGTTGACTACATCTCTCTATAAAATGATGTTTTTATCTGGATGTTTTCACTTAAGAAATCTAAGAAATATTCCAATCTCATTATCAGAAATTATAAAAAGGGGATATGTGTCATTATCAAGCTACTGATTCTTGGttgataaagagaaaaagagaaaagcaatttatgtatgtatgtgaagcacgttacaaaaaacaaaaatatcacttAAGAGACAAATTTATAAATCCAAGCACAAAAACTTATCAAGTAAAAGCAAGTTCACCAGAAGCAAACACTTTTACAGTTAACTTACCAGAGCTTCTACTGTGCTGAGATCTTTGATTTTATTGCCGCTCAGATTGAGGTAGGTGAGATTTGGACATTTTTCTGCCAGGACCTCCAGGCCcccagaaataaaattatcactaaGTTCCAACTACAtaaagggggagaaaagagaatggcTATGACTGAGGCATCTAGAGCAAAATATGAGAATCActtataaagggggaaaaaaaacccaaacacctTATATTGCTCTCCTCAAGAGAGATATTAAAATAACTACTTTCCACACTTGTTAAGATTGCCCAAATGGTGTATACAAAAGTAtacaataggtgtttaataatgcCTGTTTAATTGAATCCCTAAATTAATCCTACACTACCTTTATGATGGCAGTCAGTTCATAGGTAAGGGATTAACTTCAACTGTTATGGTAAGGTTTGGCAGCATCAGGTTAGTCATTTCTAGGGACTGCCACATTTCCAAATCCATTCaaagggttttaaaggatttcaTTTTAAATGAGCATTAAACAATCCCAGAACTGATACATTAtatagagaaagatagagaaaaaaaacccttttcccaaCTTTTAAATAATTCTAGTCAATGAACAGCCCAGCAAACTAATTTCCCCAAAGGTAAAGTTCTTAGAAGAGTGGAATATACCTTTCGAAGTTTACTCAAGCTGGGGAGCTGGGCCAGAGATGTAAGCTCCACGCTGACCATGCTCAGaaattctaattctttgaaaGTGTCATTGAGCCCCTCAATTTCCCCGTTGACAGAATGACAGTTATCAAGGACTAACTCTGTCACCTGCAAGAGAAAACACAGGAACAAGCTTCAGCTTCCTGGCAGACTCCTCCGCCACAGGATTCCTGAATCCTGTCTTAAACCACCAATGGTCTCCTCCCACGGCTAAAGTCCACCTTTAAACTACGTGAGAAATGCCAGCCTGCTCGGAAAttctgaaactgaaaaaaaatatcttcaaaaaGGAGAGATCCTATCGGGTCCTCCAAGTCAATGACCCTGGCAGTGATCCTCAACACCTCAACACCCGGCCATACTTTTAGGCAAATTCCTGTCTCGGGCTCAGAAGATACTCAGGAACTGTCCTGCTGCTGAAAAATCACGCAAACTCCTAACACAGCCAAAATATCTAAATAGGCGCATTTCAAGATTTCAAACATAGTATCCCAAGTTATAAATGTTAGGACTGAATTAGGGCTTTCCTTTTACCCAAGTGGATGAAAAAGGAATGGGGGGGGgtataaatagggaaaaaaacagCAATGAAAATGCATTTGGGGGTTTGCAATCTCCCCACTCTATTCCTAGGAAAACTCAGCCGCAGCTCTTCTCTGGAGGAGTCTGGCCCAACTTCCCCGGAATCTTGGACTCAACCCACCCTGGACTTGGGTTATTTACTGTTTCCCTCTCTAccagagtgggggggggggggggtcccgcGGAGCGGGGTTTCTCCTCTggtccccccacacacacttaaGAGCAGCAGCATCCACCTTAGGCTGACACTGGAGTGACCAAACTTTGCTGTAGCTATCAGAGCAGCTCTTTCTAGACCTCGACACAAAAACATGTTAAAATCATTTCCTTGGCTAGAAAGCAGCAAGGAAGGGGAggctggaggagagggaaaatacAGACGACATCAAATGGACCATTTCACCCTCCTCGACACTGTAATCGCTTCAggacagagaaggaaaggcaaaggTATGCTGAGGAGGGTAGTGCCCAGGTCCTCAGCAAGCAGCAGAGCTCACTGGGGTGTTTTTATAAACAATttcatgatctttaaaaaaaaaaaaaaagcactttaaatCAGGCCCCAAAGAGGTGTAAGTGCTCTCGGCAAGCAGCCTGGTAGCAGCCACATTTCCTTCTGCCTCCCAGCCCCCTCCCACCCTGCCAACTTCGGCAAACACGGCGGCGGAACCGCGTAACTGGAGTTCCCAATCTGAGCGCGCAGCAAAATCGTCCAAGTGCTGCTGCTCATCCAGCGCGCTCGTCCTCAGCCACATTTTTTTAAGCATCCGAACTCTTCCCCAATCAAATCCCCATATCACGTATAACAACTGTGTCATTGGGATCTACTTCAGGTGGCTACGATTCGAACTCGATCCCCGTCCCGCTCTCCTCTCCCACGAGCGGCCAAGGACTAGGAACAGGCCAATTCTTAGCTTTTCCCTTCTCAATCCCGGGTTCCGGCCAGCTGGACCGACAGGCGGGCGGCCGTATGGACGGAGAGAGGGAGGAGGCGAAGGAGAGAAGGAGCTCGTTGCTACCTGCCAGGCTACATGGCGGGCACCGCGTGTCTCCCCGTGACCTCCCCGCCTTCTTGGCCCAGTACCCCCCCAACCACCCTGGCGGGCATCGGACTCGGTTGAAGGGTCGAGGAGGAAAACGGACGGGCTGGCTGAGGTGCCTCTCCTGCTCAACCACTCGGGCGCTCCGGGAACGGAAAGAAGGGGGACTAGTCCCCAGCCGGACCCCAGCCCCAAGAAAGGAACAAGGGGCTGGCCGCCTGGTCTgccaaaaaagaaaggaggaaagtgcgTCCAGCGCCCGCCCCTCTTTAATTAAAGAGGCTTTTGCAAAGTCCAGGCGTTCAGAGTTACGCCGAATCCATTTTAGAAGCCCAAAAGGGGCCGGGGTCTGTACAGAAACCCAAAAACTTGGAGAGACTCCGCCACGCCGGGAAGGTGCAACTACCTTTTAGACCTGGAAAATTCCTCCCCTCCGGGTGTGCGGAGGAGGATGGAAAGGGAATCACCCCCCACCGCCCCGGTCCCCTCCCCCTCCGGCCAATGCGGCTTCTCCCAAAACTTAATCGATGTCAGATAAAACCGCGAATGACCCAGATTCTCCCCAAGAAGGGCAGCCGGTCGGAACCCCACCAAGCTAAGCGCCCCCGCCCCATAAGAGAGTAGAAGCGTGCCGAGGGTGGGCGCGAGAACCTTCGGAGCCTACCGCAGGGTGACAAGCACTCCGCGGGCGGCTTGCCTAGAGGGTAGGGCGTCCAAATTTCAGAGGCGAAGAGGTACCTGGAAGGTCTAGGTTTAGCCTCAACGCCTTTGcgttttcctttctattccacCAACTCCCCCCGCAAAAAAACAACCCCCCAGAGTTGGCTGGAGTACTTGGGAGAACTTCTCCAGGGTTCCGATCgctgggggaagggggagcaAAGGGGAGCGAGGGACGCGCCAAATCCAGCCGCTGCCCCCAAGAggggagcagcagcagcagctggcTCCCCACCAACGGGGAGGGGGCACAACTCGCTAGAAAAGAGGAGGGGGTTAAGAATACCCCCAAAACGCACCCCTGGAAACAGATCCCTCGTCAGtcttaaagaaaaacaagatgatTTAAAACTTCAACATCTCTTCCCCCCCCTTACCCCATGTGGCTAGTAAATTTCTTGCACCACAACCCCCCCCTCCGCCACTACACCCCCCACCCAAAAGCCGTCCCTCCGAAGGTGGGGAgcgtgggggagggggaattgaTTCATCTCA
The window above is part of the Gracilinanus agilis isolate LMUSP501 chromosome 4, AgileGrace, whole genome shotgun sequence genome. Proteins encoded here:
- the ANP32E gene encoding acidic leucine-rich nuclear phosphoprotein 32 family member E isoform X8, whose amino-acid sequence is MEMKQKISLELRNRAPEEVTELVLDNCHSVNGEIEGLNDTFKELEFLSMVSVELTSLAQLPSLSKLRKQNLKSLKSLDLFNCEITHLQDYRESIFELLQQITYLDGYDQEDNEAPDSEEEDDDDEDDDEEDEDEEEDEAGPPGGYEEEEEDEDEAGSDLEGEEEEVGLSYLMKEEIQDDDDDDDYVEEGGDDEEEEEESVQGEKRKRDIEDEGEEEDD
- the ANP32E gene encoding acidic leucine-rich nuclear phosphoprotein 32 family member E isoform X3; protein product: MEMKQKISLELRNRAPEEVTELVLDNCHSVNGEIEGLNDTFKELEFLSMVSVELTSLAQLPSLSKLRKLELSDNFISGGLEVLAEKCPNLTYLNLSGNKIKDLSTVEALQNLKSLKSLDLFNCEITHLQDYRESIFELLQQITYLDGYDQEDNEAPDSEEEDDDDEDDDEEDEDEEEDEAGPPGGYEEEEEDEDEAGSDLEGEEEEVGLSYLMKEEIQDDDDDDDYVEEGGDDEEEEESVQGEKRKRDIEDEGEEEDD
- the ANP32E gene encoding acidic leucine-rich nuclear phosphoprotein 32 family member E isoform X2; protein product: MEMKQKISLELRNRAPEEVTELVLDNCHSVNGEIEGLNDTFKELEFLSMVSVELTSLAQLPSLSKLRKLELSDNFISGGLEVLAEKCPNLTYLNLSGNKIKDLSTVEALQNLKSLKSLDLFNCEITHLQDYRESIFELLQQITYLDGYDQEDNEAPDSEEEDDDDEDDDEEDEDEEEDEAGPPGGYEEEEEDEDEAGSDLEGEEEEVGLSYLMKEEIQDDDDDDDYVEEGGDDEEEEEESVQGEKRKRDIEDEGEEEDD
- the ANP32E gene encoding acidic leucine-rich nuclear phosphoprotein 32 family member E isoform X4, translating into MEMKQKISLELRNRAPEEVTELVLDNCHSVNGEIEGLNDTFKELEFLSMVSVELTSLAQLPSLSKLRKLELSDNFISGGLEVLAEKCPNLTYLNLSGNKIKDLSTVEALQNLKSLKSLDLFNCEITHLQDYRESIFELLQQITYLDGYDQEDNEAPDSEEEDDDDEDDDEEDEDEEEDEAGPPGGYEEEEEDEDEAGSDLEGEEEEVGLSYLMKEEIQDDDDDDDYVEEGGDDEEEEGSVQGEKRKRDIEDEGEEEDD
- the ANP32E gene encoding acidic leucine-rich nuclear phosphoprotein 32 family member E isoform X1; amino-acid sequence: MEMKQKISLELRNRAPEEVTELVLDNCHSVNGEIEGLNDTFKELEFLSMVSVELTSLAQLPSLSKLRKLELSDNFISGGLEVLAEKCPNLTYLNLSGNKIKDLSTVEALQNLKSLKSLDLFNCEITHLQDYRESIFELLQQITYLDGYDQEDNEAPDSEEEDDDDEDDDEEDEDEEEDEAGPPGGYEEEEEDEDEAGSDLEGEEEEVGLSYLMKEEIQDDDDDDDYVEEGGDDEEEEEEESVQGEKRKRDIEDEGEEEDD
- the ANP32E gene encoding acidic leucine-rich nuclear phosphoprotein 32 family member E isoform X6, whose protein sequence is MEMKQKISLELRNRAPEEVTELVLDNCHSVNGEIEGLNDTFKELEFLSMVSVELTSLAQLPSLSKLRKLELSDNFISGGLEVLAEKCPNLTYLNLSGNKIKDLSTVEALQNLKSLKSLDLFNCEITHLQDYRESIFELLQQITYLDGYDQEDNEAPDSEEEDDDDEEDEDEEEDEAGPPGGYEEEEEDEDEAGSDLEGEEEEDDDDDDDYVEEGGDDEEEEEESVQGEKRKRDIEDEGEEEDD
- the ANP32E gene encoding acidic leucine-rich nuclear phosphoprotein 32 family member E isoform X7, with protein sequence MEMKQKISLELRNRAPEEVTELVLDNCHSVNGEIEGLNDTFKELEFLSMVSVELTSLAQLPSLSKLRKLELSDNFISGGLEVLAEKCPNLTYLNLSGNKIKDLSTVEALQNLKSLKSLDLFNCEITHLQDYRESIFELLQQITYLDGYDQEDNEAPDSEEEDDDDEEDEDEEEDEAGPPGGYEEEEEDEDEAGSDLEGEEEEDDDDDDDYVEEGGDDEEEEGSVQGEKRKRDIEDEGEEEDD
- the ANP32E gene encoding acidic leucine-rich nuclear phosphoprotein 32 family member E isoform X5; translation: MEMKQKISLELRNRAPEEVTELVLDNCHSVNGEIEGLNDTFKELEFLSMVSVELTSLAQLPSLSKLRKLELSDNFISGGLEVLAEKCPNLTYLNLSGNKIKDLSTVEALQNLKSLKSLDLFNCEITHLQDYRESIFELLQQITYLDGYDQEDNEAPDSEEEDDDDEDDDEEDEDEEEDEAGPPGGYEEEEEDEDEAGSDLEGEEEEDDDDDDDYVEEGGDDEEEEEESVQGEKRKRDIEDEGEEEDD